The region CCATCCGAAGGCAAGCCCGCGCGCGGCGGCGATGCCGACACGGACGCCGGTGAAGCTGCCAGGGCCGCAATCGACGAGGATACGACCCGCACGCCCGCCGTCGGGCAGTTCGGCGATCATCGGGATCAGCCGCTCGGCATGGCCGCGCCCGACCACCTCATGCGCGGACGCTATGACCGCGCCGGCTTCGATCAGGGCGACCGAGCAGGCGGCGGTGGAGGTTTCGATGACCAAGGTTCTGATGGGTGCAGTCAAAAGCAAACCGTTCGGGCTGAGCTTGTCGAAGCGCTGCTCTTACGTCGGCCGTTCCAAAAGAAGAACGGTCCTTCGACAAGCTCAGGACGAACGGAGCTTATCAGGCGATCGTGTTGAACTTTTCGAACGCCGGGCGGGGCAGGCGATCGAAGATCGTCGCCGGATCGCCATGGCCGAGCGTGGAGATGAAGTTGCTGCGCACCGAGGGCGTGTCGGCGAAGAATGCCGCGTCGACCTTGCCGTTGTCGAAGCCGGACATCGGGCCGGTATCGAAGCCGAGCGCGCGGGCGGCGACGATGAAGTACGCACCCTGCAGCGTCGAATTGCGCATCGCCGACACCTCGCGCAGCGGTAGATTGCCTTCGAACCAAGCCTTGGCATCGGTGTGCGGGAACAGTTCGGGCAGGTGTTCGTGGAATTCGGTATCCATGCCGATGATGACGCTGACCGGAGCCTTCAGGATCTTGGGTGCGTTCTGAGCGCTGGTACAATCGGCCAGCTTCTGCTTGGCGGCATCGCTCGTCACCCAGACCAGGCGCGCGGGCAGCTGATTGGCGGAGGTCGGCCCCCATTTCATCAGATCCCAGATCGCATGCAGTTCGGCCTCGGCAACCGGCTGATCGGTGTAGCCGTTATAGGACCGCGCGGTACGGAAGATCGTGTCGAGCGCCGCGTCGGACAGCTTCTCGGTCATGGGAACACCTCGGCAGTAAGGGGTTGATCAGACGGCGCGAACCTCGGTGACTTCCGGCACGTAATATTTGAGCAACTGTTCGATCCCGTTCTTCAGCGTGGCGCTTGACGACGGGCAGCCGGCGCACGCGCCCTGCATCTTGAGGTACACCTTGCCCTGATCGAAGCCGCGATAGACGATGTCGCCGCCATCGTTGGCGACCGCCGGGCGGACGCGCGTGTCGATCAGATCCTTGATCTGCGCCACGATGTCGGCGTCCTCGGGATGGTCGGCGAACGCCTCCTCCTCGG is a window of Sphingomonas sp. Leaf357 DNA encoding:
- a CDS encoding malonic semialdehyde reductase; this translates as MTEKLSDAALDTIFRTARSYNGYTDQPVAEAELHAIWDLMKWGPTSANQLPARLVWVTSDAAKQKLADCTSAQNAPKILKAPVSVIIGMDTEFHEHLPELFPHTDAKAWFEGNLPLREVSAMRNSTLQGAYFIVAARALGFDTGPMSGFDNGKVDAAFFADTPSVRSNFISTLGHGDPATIFDRLPRPAFEKFNTIA